The DNA sequence GGGCTCGCCGTTCCTGGAGCTGGCCCCGCTGGCTGCCGAAGGGCTGTACGGGGGCGCCGCCCCGGCCGCCGGGGTGATCGCCGGGATCGGGCGGGTCAGCGGCCGGGAGTGCGTGATCGTCGCCAATGACGCGACCGTCAAGGGCGGCACGTACTACCCGATGACCGTGAAGAAGCACCTGCGCGCCCAGGAAGTCGCGCTGGAGAACCGTCTCCCCTGCCTGTATCTGGTCGACTCGGGCGGTGCGTTCCTGCCGATGCAGGACGAGGTCTTCCCCGACCGGGACCACTTCGGGCGGATCTTCTACAACCAGGCCCGGATGTCGGGGGCCGGAATTCCGCAGATCGCGGCGGTGCTGGGCTCCTGCACGGCGGGCGGGGCGTACGTCCCGGCGATGAGCGACGAGGCAGTGATCGTCCGGAACCAGGGCACGATCTTCCTCGGCGGCCCGCCGCTGGTGAAGGCCGCCACCGGCGAGGTCGTCACGGCGGAGGAGCTGGGCGGCGGCGAGGTCCACTCCCGTACGTCGGGGGTCACCGACCATCTCGCGGAGGACGACGCGCACGCCCTGCGGATCGTCCGCAACATCGTCGCGACACTCCCGGACCGGGCCCCGCTCCCCTGGTCGGTCGAGCCGGCCGAGGAGCCGAAGGTCGACCCGGCCGGTCTGTACGGGGCGGTCCCGGTGGACTCCCGCACCCCGTACGACGTACGCGAGGTGATCGCGCGCGTGGTGGACGGCTCGCGCTTCCAGGAGTTCAAGGCGGAGTACGGCACGACGCTGATCACCGGCTTCGCCCGGATCCACGGCCACCCGGTCGGGATCGTCGCGAACAACGGGATCCTGTTCTCCGAGTCGGCCCAGAAGGGCGCGCACTTCATCGAACTGTGCGACCAGCGGGGCATCCCTCTCGTCTTCCTCCAGAACATCTCCGGCTTCATGGTCGGCCGGGACTACGAGGCGGGGGGCATCGCCAAGCACGGCGCGAAGATGGTCACGGCCGTGGCCTGCACCCGCGTCCCGAAGCTGACGGTCGTGGTCGGCGGTTCGTACGGCGCGGGCAACTACTCCATGTGCGGCCGGGCCTACAGCCCCCGCTTCCTCTGGATGTGGCCGAACGCCAAGATCTCGGTGATGGGCGGCGAGCAGGCCGCCTCCGTGCTGGCCACCGTCAAGCGCGACCAGCTCGGCGACGACTGGAGCGCCGAGGACGAGGAGACGTTCAAGGCCCCGATCCGCGCCCAGTACGAGACCCAGGGCAACGCCTACTACGCGACCGCCCGGCTCTGGGACGACGGTGTGATCGACCCCGTGGACACCCGGCAGGTCCTGGGCCTCGCGCTCACGGCCTGCGCCAATGCCCCGCTGCCCCAGAAGGACCCGGCCGGGCCCGGCTTCGGCGTCTTCCGGATGTGAGGAACAGATGACGATGTTCGACACCGTTCTGGTCGCCAACCGCGGCGAGATCGCGGTCCGGGTGATCCGGACCCTGCGGGAGCAGGGCGTGCGCTCGGTCGCGGTCTTCAGCGACGCGGACGCGGACGCCCGGCATGTGCGGGAGGCGGACACGGCGGTCCGGATCGGCCCGCCGCCCGCCGCCGAGAGCTACCTGAACGTGGCGGCGCTGCTCGACGCGGCCCGCCGCACCGGCGCGCAGGCCGTGCACCCCGGGTACGGGTTCCTGGCGGAGAACGCGGAGTTCGCGCAGGCGTGCGCGGACGCGGGCCTGGTCTTCATCGGCCCGCCCGCCTCCGCGATCTCCCTGATGGGCGACAAGATCCGGGCCAAGGAGACGGTCGCGGCGTACGGGGTCCCGGTGGTCCCGGGCTCCTCGGGCAGCGGCCTGACCGACGCCCAACTGGAGGAAGCGGCAAAGGAGATCGGCATGCCGGTCCTCCTGAAGCCGAGCGCGGGCGGCGGCGGCAAGGGCATGCGCCTGGTCCGTGACGCGGCGGTGCTGGCGGAGGAGATCGCGGCGGCCCGCCGCGAGGCACGGGCCTCCTTCGGCGACGACACCCTCCTCGTGGAGCGGTGGATCGACCGGCCGCGCCACATCGAGATCCAGGTGCTGGCCGACGCCCACGGCAACGTGATCCACCTCGGCGAGCGCGAGTGCTCGCTCCAGCGCCGCCACCAGAAGATCATCGAGGAGGCCCCCTCGGTCCTCCTCGACGAGGAGACCCGGGCGGCGATGGGCGAGGCGGCCGTGCAGGCGGCGCGCTCCTGCGGGTACGCGGGCGCGGGCACGGTGGAGTTCATCGTCCCGGGCGACGACCCGGCCTCGTACTACTTCATGGAGATGAACACCCGCCTCCAGGTCGAGCACCCGGTCACCGAGCTGATCACCGGCCTGGACCTGGTGGAGTGGCAGCTGCGGGTGGCGTCCGGCGAGCGACTGCCGTACGCACAGGAGGACATCACCCTGACCGGCTGGGCGATCGAGGCCCGCGTCTGCGCCGAGGACCCCGCCCGGGGCTTCCTCCCCTCCGGCGGTACGGTGCTGGCGCTGCGCGAGCCGCAGGGCGGCGGGGTGCGGACGGACTCGGGGCTCAGCGAGGGCGTGCCGGTGGGCAACCTGTACGACCCGATGCTGTCGAAGGTCATCGCGTACGGCCCCGACCGCGCGAGCGCGCTGCGCAAGCTGCGGGCGGCCCTCGCGGACACGGTCATCCTCGGCGTCCCGACCAACGCGGGCTTCCTGCGCCGTCTGCTGGCCCACCCGGACGTGGTCTCCGGCGACCTGGACACCGGGCTGGTGGAGCGCGAGGCGGAGGGCCTGGTGCCGGACGGGGTGCCGGACGAGGTGTACGCGGCGGCGGCCGCGGTCCGCCGGGAGGCGCTGGAGCCCCGGCCGGACGCGGGGGGCTGGACGGACCCGTTCTCGGTGCCGAACGGATGGCGGACGGGGGGTGTGCCGGCGCCGCTGCTCTTCCCGCTGCGAGTAGCGGGAGCTGAACCCGTCACTCGCTGCGCTCCGGCCTCCGCGACGGTCACGCCCGACCACGTCACGGTCGAACTCGACGGCACGGTGGGCCACTTCCACCGCTCCGGGGAGTGGCTCGGCCGGGACGGCGACACCTGGCACGTCCAGGACCACGATCCGGTGGAGGCCTCCCTGAGCGGGGCGGGCCGGAGCGGGGCGGACACCCTGGCGGCCCCGATGCCGGGCACGGTCACGGTGGTGAAGGTCGCCGTCGGCGACGAGGTCGAGGCCGGACAGAGCCTGCTCGTGGTGGAGGCGATGAAGATGGAGCACGTGATCTCCGCCCCGCACGCGGGGACCGTCACCGAGCTGGACGTCACGGCGGGCGCGACGGTCGCGATGGACCAGATCCTGGCGGTCGTGGTCCCCGTCCCGGCCGCTTCGGTCCAGGAGGGCTCATGACCATGCGCACGCTCCCCATGGAGGTCCCGGCCCCCGGGCTGCCGGCCCGGGTCCGCATCCACGAAGTAGGCGCGCGGGACGGTCTCCAGAACGAGAAGGGGATCGTTCCGACGGAGGTGAAGGCGGAGTTCATCCGCCGACTGGCGGTGGCCGGCCTGACCACCATCGAGGCGACGAGCTTCGTGCACCCGAAGTGGGTGCCCCAACTGGCGGACGCGGAAGCCCTGTTCCCGCTCCTCGGGGAGATCGCGGACGTGGGCGACGTGGCCCTCCCGGTCCTCGTGCCGAACGAACGCGGACTGGACCGGGCCCTGGCGCTCGGGGCCCGGTCGATCGCGGTGTTCGGCTCGGCGACGGAGACGTTCGCCGCGCGCAACCTGAACCGGACCGTGGACGAGTCGCTGGCCATGTTCGAGCCGGTGGTGGCCCGCGCCAAGGCGGAGAAGGCGCACGTCCGCGGCTATCTGTCGATGTGCTTCGGCGACCCGTGGGAAGGCGCGGTGCCCGTGGCACAGGTGGTCCGGGTCGCGAAGGCGCTGATGGACCTGGGCTGCGACGAGCTGTCGCTGGGCGACACCATCGGAGTGGCGACGCCGGGCCACGTAACAGCGCTGCTGACAGCCCTGAACGAGGCGGCGGTCCCCACGGACTCCATCGGCGTCCACTTCCACGACACATACGGCCAGGCGCTGTCCAACACCCTGGCGGCGCTCCAGCACGGGGTGATCACGGTCGACGCCTCGGCGGGCGGCCTGGGCGGCTGCCCGTACGCGAAGAGCGCCACGGGCAATCTCGCCACCGAGGACCTCGTGTGGATGCTCGACGGCCTCGGCATCGAAACGGGCGTCGACCTCGACGCGCTGACCGCCACCAGTGCCTGGATGGCCGGACACCTGGGCCGGCCGAGCCCGTCCCGCACGGTCCGCGCCCTGACCCCTTCCTCTTCTTCCCCCTCCCACAAGGAGTGAGCCACCCATGTCCCTGGACCACCGGCTGACCGCCGAGCACGAGGAACTGCGCCGCACCGTCGAGGCGTTCGCGCACGATGTGGTCGCGCCGAAGATCGGCGACTTCTACGAGCGCCATGAGTTCCCGTACGAGATCGTGTGCGAGATGGGCCGGATGGGCCTGTTCGGGCTGCCGTTCCCGGAGGAGTACGGCGGTATGGGCGGCGACTACCTGGCGCTCGGGATCGCCCTGGAGGAGCTGGCCCGGGTCGACTCCTCGGTGGCGATCACCCTGGAGGCCGGGGTCTCGCTGGGCGCCATGCCGCTCCACCTGTTCGGCACACCGGAGCAGAAGCGGCAGTGGCTGCCGAAGCTGTGCGCGGGCGAGGCGCTGGGCGCGTTCGGCCTGACCGAGCCGGACGGCGGCTCGGACGCGGGCGGCACCCGGACGACGGCGGTCCTGGACGAGGCCACGGACGAGTGGGTGATCAACGGCTCGAAGTGCTTCATCACCAACTCCGGTACGGACATCACCGAGTTGGTGACGGTGACGGCGGTGACGGGCCGCAAGGAGGACGGCCGCCCGCTGATCTCCGCGATCATCGTCCCCTCCGGCACCCCCGGCTTCACGGTCGCCGCCCCGTACTCCAAGGTCGGCTGGAACGCCTCGGACACCCGGGAGCTGTCCTTCGCCGACGTCCGCGTCCCGGCGGCGAACCTCCTGGGCGAGCAGGGCCGGGGCTACGCGCAGTTCCTGCGCATCCTCGACGAGGGCAGGGTCGCGATCTCGGCGCTGGCCACGGGCCTGGCGCAGGGCTGCGTGGACGAGTCGGTGAAGTACGCGGCCGAGCGCCACGCGTTCGGCCGGCCGATCGGCGCGAACCAGGCGATCCAGTTCAAGATCGCCGACATGGAGATGCGCGCCCACATGGCCCGGGTGGGCTGGCGCGACGCGGCCTCGCGGCTGGTGGCGGGCGAACCGTTCAAGAAGGAGGCGGCGATCGCGAAGCTGTACTCCTCGACGGTCGCGGTGGACAACGCCCGTGAGGCGACGCAGATCCACGGCGGCTACGGCTTCATGAACGAGTACCCGGTGGCGCGGATGTGGCGCGACTCGAAGATCCTGGAGATCGGCGAGGGGACGAGCGAGGTACAGCGGATGCTGATCGCACGGGAGTTGGGGCTGCCGGGCTGACACTCCGACCGTCGCCGCCGCCCCGCCTGCTGTGGATCGCTCCACGGCGGGCGGGCCGGACCTGCGGGCAAGGGGGTCACCCATCGCTCTCTGGCGGCACGAGGTCGGGGCAGAGCGAGTGCCCGCATTGACAGGGCGGCCACCGGAGTGCGGCTCCGGGGACGAGGTCGTCCTGGTCATGGCCATCGGTCGGAACGACGAGAACCCCATCGCTGCCCAGCTCCCTCATGAGTCGAGAGAGATTCCGCCGACCATCGCTGCTTTCCACCATGACGAACTAGCCTCCCAGTCCCAGGACTACGACCATCAGTGACGCTACTGTCACTGACAGTCCCAGGACTGTCAACCTTCTCTTCGCTGTGTTTGACTGCTCCTGTCGAGAGGAGGGACGCATGGCGCCCAAGTGGCGGGACTTGGCCGACCGGCTGGCCGAACGCATCAGAAGCGGCGAGTACGAGCCGGGCCGGCAGTTGCCTCACATCAGGGACCTCGTGGCATCGGGTGAGGGATCCAAGTCGACGGTCCATGCGGCATACAAAGCGCTGGAGGCAGAGGGCCTGGTGACTTCGTCGCGCGGCCATGGCACTGTCGTACGGCCACCGGCAGCTCTCCAACGACTCGGCATCGATCGCTACGACAAAGCGAAGTGGCGCGACGGCGACGAAGTCGCCTTCATCGCGGACCGAGTAGCGTCTGGGCGACCGCACAGCCGTGGCGACCAGACGCAGACAGTGAGCCAGATCGAAGCCACGGACACCATTGCCGCCGCCCTTGGCCTGCGGCCAGGATCCGACGTGTACGCGCGAGCCCGCCTCATCAAGGAAAGTGGCCATCCCACGCACACCCTGACCAGCTACTACCGCCCCGAACACGTCGAAGGCACCCGTCTGGTCGACCCGGCACCCGGCCCGGCCGGGCGTGGTGGAGGGTTCCGTGTCCTGTACGACGCCGGGTACGAGATCGACCACATGCGCGAGGAGCTCTTCGCGCGCCCGGCCACGCCGGAGGAGGCGAAGCTGCTGCAACTACCGTCAGGTGAAGCCGTGGTGGAGCTTCATCGGACAGCGTTCACCGCAGACGGATCGCCCGTCGAGTTCGCCATCGGTGTGCACGCCGCATCGAGGTTCCGCTGGACGTACGACTTCGCAGTACCGGACTCGGCGCGCACAAAGGGCAAGCAGTCGTGATGACTGCCCAGTCCTGGTCGGACGCCCGGCAGGTGTGGGACCACCACCTCATGCACCACACCCCACGCCCCTGCTCGGTCATCGTCGGGCTGGGCAGCCATGACCTCGGGGTGGCCGACGTGTCGGCGGGGTTCTACCTGCACGGGCTGGCCCCCGTCATCGTGTTCACCGGCTCGACCAGCCCCACCACCCGCGAGCGCATGCCGCGTGGCGAGGCCGTGCACTACCAGGAGCGGGCCGTCGAACTCGGCGTGCCGGCCTCCGCCGTGCTCGTCGAGCCGAAGGCCCGCAACACCGGGGAGAACATTCGCTTCTCGCGGGCCCTCCTCGAAGCGGCTGGTGTGCGAGTGGACTCCGTACTGCTGGTCAGCAAGCCGTACGAGGAGCGGCGCGCGTACGCCACGGCCCGCAAGCTGTGGCCGGGCGTGGACGTCGTCAGCGCGTCGAGCCCCATGACGTTCGAGGAGTATGTGGACTCCATCGGGGACGACCGGCTGGTCATCGACATGCTGGTCGGGGCCATGCAGCGGCTGCTCGTCTACCCCGCGCAGGGGTTCATGATCGAGCAGCCCGTCCCGGACGAGGTCTCGGCAGCGTACGAGCGGCTGGTCGAGGGCGGGTTCACGAGCCGGCTGATCCCGCGGCCTCCTCGATCAGATCCGTGACCGGGCCGGGCTGCGATGCCAGGGACGCGTGGCCGGCGTCCAGCTCGATGATCCTGCGCGGGTTCATACGCTCGGCCATGCGGCGCTCGTTGTCGGGGTGGATCATGCGGTCGTCGGTGGAGACTTGGTACCAGGTCGCCTTGGCGCGCCAGGCCGGGGCGGTGACGTTGTCGCCGAAGGTCGAGGCCAGCGGTGCCTTCTGTGTCACCGCCATCACCAGCGCCTCCTCCTCGGACAGGTCCTGGGCGAAGCTCTCGTGGAACTTGTCCTGCTTGACCCACAGATAGCCGTCGGAGTCCGGGGCGAGGTTCTCGAACGCCGCGGGGGGCTTCTCCTGGCTGATCTGTCCGGGGCTCTCACCGGCGTCCGGGGCGAACGCGGCGATGTAGACGAGTCCGGTGACATTCGGCAGGTCACCGGCCTCGGTGATGACCGCGCCGCCGTAGGAGTGGCCGACCAGGACCACCGGCCCGTCGATCTGCCGGACCATCTTGCGGGTGCGCTCGGCGTCCTCGGCCAGTGAGGTCAGCGGGTTCTCCACCGCGTGCAGGGAGCCGAAGCCCCGGCGGTGCAGCTCGGTGATGACCTTGCCCCAGTGGGCGGCGCCGCCCCAGAAGCCGTGGACGAGGACGATCGCGGGTTCGTCAGCCATCGGGCGGACCTTTCGAGGGGGGCGACGTGATGGAAGGCGTGCGTCCCCAGCAGACATCCATCCGCTCGTCCCCGCCTGCCGGGGCCGTTATTCAGGTGACCGGGCCGGCCGGTCACAGTGAAGGCCCCGTCCCTGGCCCCCGCCCCCGGCCCCCGGCCAGGCCGCCTCACCGCCAGGCGTGGCGGATCTTCAGCCGGCCGTACCCCAGCGCCCCCGAGAAGCGGATGCGCGGCGCGCCGGGGCGGGCCGGCTGCCGGGGCCTGTAGCGCAGGTCCTTCCACCCGGTCGTGAGGCCCTCGACCTCGACGATCGCGTCGCGCGGGACCGTGATGCTCGCGTTGCCGGTGCCGAGGCTCAGCTCGATGTCGATGACCGGGTGTTCGATGATCGCCCGGGACAGGTCCAGCCGCACCCGTCCGAAGGCGGACTGGACCTTGAGGACGCGGGGCACCCGCCATGCGCCGCGCCGCTTGATCCGTCCGCCGGCGGCAGCGATCGTCGACGTCGTGCCCGGGTCCTCCGCCGGGAGCAGGTCGACGGCCGACGCGAGTTCGCCCTGCGTCGTGGCGGCCAGCACCCGGCCCAGGCGCTCGTCCATCTCCTCGTGCGCGATGTACCCGTCGGCGTACGCCTCGCGCACCCGCCGCACGGCGTTCTCGCGGTCGTCCTCGCTCACGCGCGAAACGGCGTTTCCCTGGGGTGAGTTCACCCCATCACTCTAGTGCGGCCCCGGCCCCGCCGACATGGCTGGCGGGACGACTCCGGGGGCTTCGGTCCTTCACCGAGGCGCCTATGTCGGGCTGCCGGTGGACTGGTGGGGGGACGCGCTCGATGGGGTCGTGTTCAGTGGGTCGTGTTCAGTGGCGGGGCAGCGCCTGGGCCACGGTGGTCTGGGAGGGGTCAATGGTGGTGCGCCCGTCCTCGATGTCCCACAGCGTGTTCTGCAGCAGCCGGGCCAGGGTCCAGCCGGCCGCGCGTCGGCGGTCCAGCCCGAGCGCTTCGGTCAGCAGGTCGAAGCGGCGCCGCACCGCCCGGGAAGCGTCCCCGGGGGTGCGGAACTTCTCCCAGCCGGTGTCCAGCGCCGGCCACAGGTCGAAACCCGGGTCGCCGACGAGGGGTTCGGGGTCGATGGCCAGCCACGGCTCGCGCTCGGCGGCGAGCACGTTGCCGTAGTGCAGGTCCCAGTGCAGCATCCGGTCGCCAGGGTCACCGGCCAGCTCGGTGACCACCGATGCCCAGTCGTGCAGCCGCCGCTGGTCCTGGGGGTCCGGCAGGGCGGCGACGGCCGCCGGCACGGACGCCAGCATGTCGCGCGCGATGGCACCGAGCCCGCGCAGACCCTCGGGTGCCAGGCCGGAGTGCAGCCGGGCCATGAGTCCGGCCAAGACGTTCATGGCGACGTCGTCGTCCTCGACGGAAGCCAGGGTGCGTGAGCCGTCCAGGCGTTCCAGCAGCATGGCGCTGCTCTCCGGGTCGTGGTCGAGCAGCCGCACGATGCCGTTGCCGTTCCACGCCCGCAGCCCGATCAGCGCGGCGGCCGTCTCCTCGCGGGGCATCTGGAGTTTCAGCGCGGCACGGGTGTCGTCCGCCCGGCGCACCGGCACCACCAGCGAGGCCTCGCCGGACCCGGTGCCGCCGTCGCGCTCCAGTTCCCATCGGTCGAGCAGCTCAGCCACCAGTGCGGGCAGCCGCGCAATCCAGGCCCGTTGCTCATCGCCCCCGTTCCTCAGGTGCGAGGCGACGAGCGTGTCGGGGATCTCCATGTCCTGCGGCGAACTCATGGGGCGTGGTCCTTGGGAGGAGCGGGTTTTCCACCGCGACCGCAGGTGGTGACGCGGGTCGAGCGGCGGCTGGTGCGGGGACGCGGGTCTCACGGGCCGATGGGCCGTTCCGTCGCGGAGCATGACGTACGGGACGCCGGAGCGCATGCGGGCGGGGCGGAGGAGAGCTTGCGGGCGGCCTTGTCGGGGATCTTCCCACCGGCCGGAGTCGGTCCGTGGCCGGAAGGGGCGTTCTTGCCGACGCCCGCCCAGGGCTCCCGGCGGCGGCCGTGGTGAGGACCGCGACCGGGCGCACCGCCGACGGGAGTTCACCGGACCACGCCGCACTCGTCGCCCCCTGTCTCCGGCCCGACGGTCCCGCCCGGAATACAGAAACTGCCGGACTACAGAAACTGATCGGCGCCCCATGACGCGGCACGGGGCCGGGACGCGTCCGGGCCCCGCGATCTCAGGAGACCGCCGCCTCGGCCTCCTGGCGGGCGTCGTAGTCGGCGCGGGCCTTCGCGATCTCCTGCTGGTGGCTCTCGGTCCAGTCGACCAGGGCCCTGATCGTCGTGTGCAGCGTCGCGCCCAGCTCCGTCAGCTCGTACTCCACGCGGGGCGGGACGACGGGGTAGACCGTGCGCCGCACCAGGCCGTCCCGTTCGAGCTGGCGCAGGGTCACCGTCAGCATGCGCTGGCTGATGCCCTCGATCAGCCGGCGCAGCTCGGAGAAGCGCAGCGTGCGGCGTTCCAGGTGGGCGATGGCGAGGAGCGACCACTTGTCCGCGACGCGGTCGAGGATCTGCCGCACCTCGCACCCCTCGCGGACGTCCCACTGGCTGATGTCGTAGTCCGGCCCGGCGCCGGTATCCGCGCAGTTACTCGGTGACTTCGAAGTGCCTTCTTCCATACCTCCCCACGGTGCCGCAAGCTTCGAGTGGTTACAAGAGGGAACCAAGCAGCACTTCAGTAACTCGCCGCCGCCTCGCGCCGCTTGACGCCCGCGTACGCGAACCCCATGCCGTCCACACGCAGTTGCGGCAGCTCGCCATGCCCTTTCCCGACCGCACAACAAGGAGAAGTCCCGTGTCCTCATCACCATCCCTTTCCGGACCGACCGGTGACCGCATGACCGGCCGCTCGTGGGGCGTGCTGTTCGTCCTGTGCGGCGCGATCTTCCTGGAGGGCATCGATGTGGCCATGCTCAACGTGGCCCTGCCCGCGATCCGTGACGATCTGGATCTGTCCACCGGCACGCTCCAGTGGGTGATGAGCGCGTACGTCCTGGGCTACGGCGGTTTCATGCTGCTGGGCGGACGGGCGGCCGACCTGTTCGGCCGTCGCCGGATGTTCCTCCTCTGGCTCGTGGTGTTCCTGCTCTTCTCCGGCCTGGGCGGGCTGGCCACCGAGGGCTGGATGCTGGTCGTCGCCCGCTTCGTGACGGGGATCTCCGCGGCCTTCATGACCCCGGCCGGCCTGTCGATCATCACCACCGGCTTCCCGGAGGGACCGCAGCGCAACAAGGCCCTGCTGGTCTACTCGGGCACAGCCGCCGGAGGCTTCTCGATCGGCCTGGTCGTCGGGGGGCTGCTCTCCGCCGTCGACTGGCGCTGGGTGTTCTTCGCCCCGGTCGTCCTCTCGTTCGGCATCCTCCTCGCCGCGCTCGCGCTCGTCCCCGCCTCACCCCGGCCGGACCGCACCGGGCAGGGCGTCGACCTGGCCGGAGCGGTCGCCGTCACCGCCGGGATCCTGCTGCTCGTCTTCGGCGTCGAGCGGGCCTCGCACGTCCCGCTCGCCTGGACCGTCGGCACGATCGGCGCGGCCCTGCTCCTCTTCCTCGCGTTCGTCCTGATCGAGCGCGCCTCGTCCTCACCTCTGGTGCGCCTGGGCCTCTTCCGC is a window from the Streptomyces sp. MMBL 11-1 genome containing:
- a CDS encoding MFS transporter, with the translated sequence MTGRSWGVLFVLCGAIFLEGIDVAMLNVALPAIRDDLDLSTGTLQWVMSAYVLGYGGFMLLGGRAADLFGRRRMFLLWLVVFLLFSGLGGLATEGWMLVVARFVTGISAAFMTPAGLSIITTGFPEGPQRNKALLVYSGTAAGGFSIGLVVGGLLSAVDWRWVFFAPVVLSFGILLAALALVPASPRPDRTGQGVDLAGAVAVTAGILLLVFGVERASHVPLAWTVGTIGAALLLFLAFVLIERASSSPLVRLGLFRSGALVRANVSGLLFAAGFFGFQFIAVLYLQELRGWSSLRTSFALIVIGVDAVLSPLLTPRLVARFGNARVIFGGLLVASLAYALFLPIAADWTYAAMFPGLLLLGLAFSLVYGPLTIVATDGIAEEEQGVAGGLLYTSFQFGAALGLSAVAGVNVAATDGTSPAALLDGYRAALVVPLAAALTAAAVSAFGLRARRAAATGGPSSGDGGRGGSSASPGGNNVAGDVERPAPIGA